Proteins encoded together in one Macadamia integrifolia cultivar HAES 741 chromosome 8, SCU_Mint_v3, whole genome shotgun sequence window:
- the LOC122085402 gene encoding protein HAIKU1-like: MENSNLSRNRHGEHLGVNKMGKNIKKSPLHQPNFANAKPQPQPQPQVYNISKNDFRSIVQKLTGSPSQDPSPRPPQNPPKHPSMRLQKIRPPPLTPIYRPPIPPPAPAPFNNSFVRPGPIAQPSVSPVPSQTPGDQVWANTAESPISAYMRYLQNSIIDSSPRQAHQPQFQAPPRQAQAQAQPSSSGLLPTPPQPTFPYPGAHGFPFPRGNAAALLPSPTSQFLLPSPSFFSNLLSPRSPRSPYPLISPTFQYPPPLTPNFPYSMASQSGILGPGPQPPPSPGILFPSSPSGFFPIPSPRWRNQ, from the exons ATGGAGAATTCGAATTTATCGAGGAATAGACATGGGGAGCATCTGGGTGTCAacaaaatggggaagaacatcAAGAAGAGTCCGTTGCATCAACCCAATTTCGCAAACGCAAAgccacagccacagccacagcCTCAGGTTTACAACATAAGCAAGAACGATTTCCGGAGCATCGTTCAAAAGTTGACTGGTTCTCCCTCCCAAGACCCTTCACCACGACCGCCTCAGAATCCGCCTAAACATCCAAGTATGCGTTTGCAGAAGATCCGTCCACCCCCGTTGACGCCAATCTACCGACCCCCGATTCCTCCTCCTGCACCTGCTCCTTTTAACAACAGCTTTGTTAGACCTGGTCCGATTGCTCAACCATCGGTGTCCCCAGTGCCGTCCCAGACACCTGGTGACCAAGTTTGGGCCAACACAGCTGAGTCCCCAATCTCGGCTTACATGAGATACCTTCAGAATTCTATCATTGACTCAAGTCCAAGGCAAGCACATCAGCCTCAATTTCAAGCTCCTCCACGACAGGCCCAAGCTCAAGCTCAG CCCTCGTCCTCGGGTTTACTTCCGACACCGCCACAGCCGACTTTCCCATATCCGGGAGCTCATGGTTTCCCTTTTCCACGAGGGAATGCTGCTGCGCTTTTGCCTTCTCCTACTTCTCAGTTCCTCTTGCCGTCCCCAAGCTTTTTTTCGAATCTTTTGTCTCCTAGGTCCCCTCGTTCTCCTTATCCTTTGATCTCTCCTACTTTTCAGTACCCTCCACCTCTGACTCCCAATTTTCCATATTCTATGGCGTCACAGTCAGGGATTTTGGGTCCTGGGCCGCAACCTCCGCCATCTCCTGGCATTTTATTTCCATCCTCCCCTTCTGGGTTTTTTCCCATCCCAAGTCCGAGATGGAGAAATCAATAA